A single region of the Malus sylvestris chromosome 8, drMalSylv7.2, whole genome shotgun sequence genome encodes:
- the LOC126631418 gene encoding uncharacterized protein LOC126631418, whose amino-acid sequence MRGVGGPLLCIGDLLSDVGGGGGGGEAVASPPPQQHEPSPSSSSVSSSAQSLDLIKLYQVYSLICIFYSLFVNCKIRLVVRWIFQILYSALTLKLCSALQTANKLVQSTNSNVMLLSEKVGELAGVVKRADSAMAAARVVHGSLNRKEVPLDSNQNAK is encoded by the exons ATGAGAGGTGTAGGAGGTCCTCTTCTATGCATTGGCGATCTGCTGAGCgacgtgggggggggggggggggggggagaggcAGTTGCTTCGCCACCACCGCAACAACATGAGCCCTCGCCGTCGTCTTCGTCTGTTTCCAGCTCCGCTCAGAGCTTGGACCTCATCAAGTTGTATCAGGTTTACAGTCTCATTTGCATTTTTTATTCGCTTTTTGTGAATTGCAAAATCAGGTTGGTGGTAAGGTGGATTTTTCAGATATTGTATT CAGCTCTTACTTTGAAG TTATGCAGTGCTCTGCAAACCGCAAACAAGTTAGTTCAATCAACAAACTCTAATGTCATGTTGTTGTCGGAGAAGGTTGGAGAGCTTGCGGGAGTTGTCAAGAGGGCAGATTCTGCCATGGCTGCAGCAAGGGTCGTCCATGGTTCACTAAACAGAAAGGAAGTACCACTTGATAGCAATCAAAACGCCAAATGA
- the LOC126631736 gene encoding uncharacterized protein LOC126631736, producing MASAIGWYGPLIDLSKAALHVGDYVQLVVYVHRTTPLQYKSAKGGEVIRTDIQVGDETRPFFSVSIWQKPIGSMAVAGDVVLLQNVKITKYGDVVEARTHQYSSLKCLLHPYESILTKGVNDLIEECRDGVATREKLKRVVEWVKKRNTQELHGCQLQEGKLLRNWKPPEERKQPEDCFSLLQLSSLTTSCKALFYASVAEIFLPFNSTSHVQCESLDKEDMFVSRRLYKAGDGGLARDLICTGCQLCGSPLELDGDYMFKQNAVALYCSESSNHLHVISSIYKPFMLYVWDESDYAPLLVRNKAAELLFGNIKAERVCSWWEKQTGQDDSKDVPTHSSLNAGAAWQPKAAEGGVLVSCSADGDKKSLESKGTHCFPETMHFYSIWLILLKTMLEKGKNSPLKFEVDVNAGLDKENGRFEMVSVQLPCFETK from the exons atggcGTCAGCAATCGGATGGTACGGACCGCTCATCGACTTGTCCAAGGCGGCGCTTCACGTTGGCGATTACGTTCAGCTCGTCGTCTACGTCCACCGAACGACTCCTCTTCAG TATAAATCAGCGAAAGGCGGAGAGGTGATCCGAACCGACATCCAAGTCGGCGATGAGACGAGGCCCTTCTTCTCCGTATCCATTTGGCAGAAGCCAATCGGATCCATGGCCGTAGCCGGCGACGTCGTTTTGTTACAAA ATGTGAAGATAACGAAATATGGTGATGTTGTTGAGGCCAGAACCCACCAGTATTCATCCCTAAAATGTCTACTCCACCCCTACGAATCCATCCTTACAAAGG GGGTCAATGACTTGATAGAGGAGTGTAGAGATGGGGTAGCAACAAGGGAAAAGCTTAAAAGGGTAGTGGAATGGGTGAAGAAGAGGAACACTCAAGAGCTCCATGGATGTCAACTGCAGGAGGGAAAACTCTTGCGAAACTGGAAGCCTCCGGAGGAGAGGAAACAACCCGAGGACTGCTTCTCGCTTTTGCAGTTATCGAGTCTAACCACTTCTTGCAAGGCGCTCTTTTACGCGTCTGTTGCTGAAATTTTTCTGCCCTTCAACTCAACATCTCATGTTCAATGCGAGTCCTTGGATAAGGAGGACATGTTTGTTAGTAGGAGACTGTATAAAGCAGGTGATGGTGGTTTGGCGAGAGATCTCATTTGCACAGGCTGCCAGCTTTGTGGTTCTCCTCTGGAGCTCGACGG CGACTACATGTTTAAGCAGAATGCAGTAGCACTTTACTGTTCAGAAAGCTCGAACCACCTTCATGTCATAAGCTCCATATACAAGCCCTTCATG CTATATGTGTGGGATGAATCGGATTATGCGCCGCTCCTGGTCAGAAACAAGGCCGCAGAGCTCTTGTTCGGGAACATCAAGGCTGAAAGAGTCTGTTCGTGGTGGGAAAAGCAAACCGGACAAGATGATTCAAAAGATGTCCCAACACATTCTAGTCTAAATGCAGGAGCGGCCTGGCAACCTAAAGCGGCTGAGGGAGGTGTTCTGGTTTCTTGTTCAGCAGATGGAGACAAGAAGAGCTTGGAATCGAAGGGAACACATTGTTTTCCGGAAACTATGCACTTCTACAGTATTTGGTTGATTCTTCTGAAAACAATGCTGGAGAAAGGAAAGAACAGCCCTTTGAAATTCGAGGTTGATGTAAATGCCGGTTTAGACAAGGAAAATGGGAGGTTTGAAATGGTTTCTGTACAGTTGCCATGCTTCGAAACCAAATAA
- the LOC126631734 gene encoding DIS3-like exonuclease 2 isoform X2, protein MKDAVVQAVVKRVEDGDKEKKKKRRPNRRSRQNNSTSASPRTEVSECLANGRISNHVTTSLKQPQLDMHPPYEHGMIKASNLAFNSLPTMHINEQVNHEDVQILVNQHSIPCDPAGRFISNSCPEPVACGGSPGMFKDFPPHHTESCARRKCFTSHWPMEAVNDALEKGDAFKALFRVNAHNRLEAYCKIDGIPTDILIDGLAEQNRAMEGDIVAIKVDPLALWMRMKGSAGTCTSSALVEDFNLPQQANEISGLNCKGKAKVDEVDLYANGRRSLLPERGSCPQESTYPGESITSKPIGQTSYDHVAGRYPSASDFLQEGSHGEQNEVAVAIERICAMISSFPSKRPTGRVVAIIERSPRRDSVVGFLHVKKWIAYREVCRNDMGKNKNASFSSDEYIQMIPTDPRFPKMVVLVRTLPDSIKKRLENGDESIEMELFAARIDEWDEESSAPQAVILNAFGRASEVQPQIEAILFQNSINSSDFSHESLSCLPHLTWEVPQEEIKSRKDLRNLCILTIDPSTATDLDDALSVEKLSNGIFRVGIHIADVSYFVLPNTPLDEEAQSRSTSVYMSQRKLPMLPPLLSENIGSLNPGVERLAFSIFLDINYVGDVVDRWIGRTVIRSCCKLSYEHAQEIINGKLNLESSNILGKGCPQLHGHFEWSDVIRSVKDLLEISRVLKERRFSDGALQLESSKIVILFDEYGVPYDSMYSERKDSNFLVEEFMLLANTTAAEVISRAFPESALLRRHPEPNMRKLREFEAFCSKHGLELDTSSSGQFQQSLLRIREELKDDSVLFNILMSYATKPMQLASYFCSGELKDRENDWGHYGLAVPLYTHFTSPLRRYPDIVVHRTLAAAVEAEELFLKHRRMLNNFSRGDEVKMRCFTGIYFDKNVAESCEIKEALSAAAIKHRVPCSEMLADVAAYCNARKLASRHVKDACDKLYMWALLKKKEIVLSEARVLGVGPRFMSIYIHKLAVERRIYYDEVEGLMVEWLDATSTLVLNLCSNRRSHRRGSPGKWRALEDVALVVRPYDLKAELGGTGNSSKEGAVVQDVGVATHSEIDAVVFPLTLRVLSTFPVVLNAIGGDDGPVDIGARLYVSSYL, encoded by the exons ATGAAAGACGCGGTTGTTCAAGCGGTGGTTAAAAGGGTTGAAGACGGCgataaggagaagaagaagaagcgccGACCCAATCGCCGATCCAGACAAAATAATTCCACTTCAG CTAGTCCGAGAACTGAAGTATCTGAGTGCCTGGCAAATGGAAGAATTTCTAATCATGTAACCACATCCTTGAAGCAACCTCAGTTAGACATGCATCCTCCATATGAGCACGGAATGATAAAAGCATCTAATTTGGCCTTCAATTCATTGCCAACGATGCACATCAATGAACAAGTCAACCACGAGGATGTGCAAATTTTGGTAAATCAACATTCTATCCCATGTGATCCTGCTGGAAGATTTATTTCAAATTCTTGTCCTGAACCTGTGGCTTGTGGAGGATCGCCTGGAATGTTCAAGGATTTCCCTCCTCATCACACTGAGAGTTGTGCTCGAAGAAAatgttttacttcacactggcCCATGGAGGCTGTTAATGACGCTCTAGAG AAAGGTGATGCTTTTAAAGCTTTGTTTCGAGTCAATGCACACAACCGATTGGAG GCCTATTGCAAAATTGATGGTATACCAACAGACATTCTCATTGATGGACTTGCTGAGCAGAATAGAGCT atGGAAGGAGACATTGTGGCGATTAAGGTTGATCCTTTGGCGTTATGGATGAGGATGAAAGGATCAGCTGGGACTTGTACCAGTTCTGCACTGGTGGAGGATTTTAACTTACCACAACAAGCTAATGAAATTTCTGGTCTCAACTGCAAAGGTAAGGCTAAGGTAGACGAGGTGGATTTGTATGCTAATGGTAGAAGAAGCCTGCTTCCTGAGAGGGGCTCATGTCCTCAGGAAAGTACTTATCCTGGTGAATCTATTACTTCAAAGCCAATTGGACAAACAAGTTATGATCATGTTGCTGGGAGGTACCCCTCGGCTTCAGATTTTTTACAAGAAGGTTCTCATGGTGAGCAGAATGAAGTTGCAGTTGCAATAGAGAGGATATGTGCCATGATCAGTTCATTCCCTTCAAAACGACCAACTGGCAGGGTCGTTGCTATCATTGAAAGGTCTCCACGTCGAGATTCTGTTGTTGGTTTCCTTCATGTTAAGAAGTGGATTGCTTACAGGGAAGTTTGCAGAAATGATATGGGAAAGAACAAAAATGCATCATTTTCTAGTGATGAGTACATTCAGATGATCCCAACTGACCCAAGATTTCCGAAAATGGTGGTCCTTGTGAGAACCCTGCCTGATTCAATCAAGAAGAGATTGGAGAATGGTGATGAGTCAATTGAAATGGAGTTGTTTGCTGCCCGAATAGATGAATGGGATGAGGAAAGTTCTGCTCCCCAAGCTGTCATCTTGAATGCTTTTGGCCGGGCAAGCGAAGTACAGCCACAAATTGAAGCAATTttattccaaaattcaattaatTCATCAGATTTTTCTCATGAATCACTTTCCTGTCTTCCTCATCTCACGTGGGAGGTGCCTCAGGAGGAAATCAAAAGTAGAAAGGATCTTCGAAACCTGTGCATATTAACCATCGACCCTTCAACTGCTACTGATCTGGATGATGCACTCTCAGTTGAGAAATTATCCAACGGAATTTTCAGAGTTGGTATCCACATTGCTGATGTGTCGTATTTTGTTTTGCCCAATACACCGTTAGACGAAGAAGCTCAATCTAGATCAACAAGTGTGTATATGTCACAGCGGAAATTACCAATGTTGCCTCCTTTGCTCTCAGAGAATATTGGTTCGCTTAACCCAGGAGTAGAGAGACTagcattttcaattttcttggaCATCAACTATGTTGGGGATGTTGTTGACCGATGGATTGGCCGCACTGTGATAAGATCGTGTTGCAAACTTTCTTATGAACATGCTCAGGAGATTATCAATGGGAAACTTAATTTGGAAAGTTCTAACATTTTAGGAAAGGGTTGTCCTCAGTTGCATGGCCATTTTGAATGGTCTGATGTAATTAGATCTGTTAAAGATCTTCTTGAAATTTCCAGAGTTTTGAAGGAGAGGAGGTTTAGTGATGGGGCTCTTCAGCTTGAGAGCTCTAAAATTGTTATTCTGTTTGACGAATATGGAGTTCCATATGATAGCATGTATTCTGAAAGGAAGGACTCAAATTTTCTTGTTGAGGAGTTTATGCTTTTGGCAAATACAACAGCAGCTGAAGTCATATCTAGAGCTTTTCCTGAGAGTGCATTATTGCGGAGGCACCCAGAACCTAATATGCGCAAACTCAGGGAATTTGAAGCATTTTGTTCTAAGCATGGTTTGGAATTGGATACGTCGTCTTCTGGGCAGTTCCAGCAATCATTGCTGAGAATCAGGGAAGAGCTCAAGGATGATTCTGTTCTATTCAATATTCTTATGAGTTATGCTACAAAGCCAATGCAGTTGGCTTCTTATTTTTGCAGCGGTGAATTAAAAGACAGAGAAAATGATTGGGGTCACTATGGACTTGCTGTTCCTTTGTACACTCATTTTACGTCTCCACTGCGTCGGTATCCAGATATTGTGGTGCATCGCACGCTGGCTGCAGCCGTAGAGGCAGAGGAGTTATTTTTGAAACATCGGAGAATGTTGAATAATTTTAGTAGGGGGGATGAAGTTAAAATGAGATGTTTCACTGGTATTTATTTTGATAAGAATGTTGCTGAATCCTGTGAAATCAAGGAAGCACTATCTGCTGCAGCAATAAAGCATAGAGTTCCCTGCTCTGAAATGCTTGCTGATGTTGCTGCTTATTGCAATGCAAGAAAGCTGGCTAGTAGACATGTCAAGGATGCTTGTGATAAGCTCTACATGTGGGCCCTGCTGAAGAAAAAGGAG ATTGTATTATCAGAAGCAAGAGTATTGGGTGTGGGGCCTAGATTCATGTCCATTTATATTCACAAGCTTGCT GTTGAACGTCGAATATATTATGATGAAGTTGAAGGCTTGATGGTAGAATGGCTTGATGCTACATCCACATTGGTGCTGAATTTATGTTCTAACAGACGCTCGCACAGGAGAGGTAGTCCTGGTAAGTGGAGGGCGCTTGAAGATGTTGCCTTGGTTGTAAGACCTTATGACCTCAAAGCTGAACTAGGTGGAACTGGTAATAGTTCTAAAGAGGGTGCCGTGGTCCAAGATGTTGGCGTAGCCACCCATAGCGAAATTGATGCAGTCGTTTTCCCCCTTACACTGCGTGTTCTTTCAACATTTCCTGTAGTGCTTAATGCAATCGGGGGGGATGATGGACCCGTTGATATTGGGGCAAGGCTGTACGTGAGCTCATATCTCTGA
- the LOC126631734 gene encoding DIS3-like exonuclease 2 isoform X1, producing the protein MKDAVVQAVVKRVEDGDKEKKKKRRPNRRSRQNNSTSAASPRTEVSECLANGRISNHVTTSLKQPQLDMHPPYEHGMIKASNLAFNSLPTMHINEQVNHEDVQILVNQHSIPCDPAGRFISNSCPEPVACGGSPGMFKDFPPHHTESCARRKCFTSHWPMEAVNDALEKGDAFKALFRVNAHNRLEAYCKIDGIPTDILIDGLAEQNRAMEGDIVAIKVDPLALWMRMKGSAGTCTSSALVEDFNLPQQANEISGLNCKGKAKVDEVDLYANGRRSLLPERGSCPQESTYPGESITSKPIGQTSYDHVAGRYPSASDFLQEGSHGEQNEVAVAIERICAMISSFPSKRPTGRVVAIIERSPRRDSVVGFLHVKKWIAYREVCRNDMGKNKNASFSSDEYIQMIPTDPRFPKMVVLVRTLPDSIKKRLENGDESIEMELFAARIDEWDEESSAPQAVILNAFGRASEVQPQIEAILFQNSINSSDFSHESLSCLPHLTWEVPQEEIKSRKDLRNLCILTIDPSTATDLDDALSVEKLSNGIFRVGIHIADVSYFVLPNTPLDEEAQSRSTSVYMSQRKLPMLPPLLSENIGSLNPGVERLAFSIFLDINYVGDVVDRWIGRTVIRSCCKLSYEHAQEIINGKLNLESSNILGKGCPQLHGHFEWSDVIRSVKDLLEISRVLKERRFSDGALQLESSKIVILFDEYGVPYDSMYSERKDSNFLVEEFMLLANTTAAEVISRAFPESALLRRHPEPNMRKLREFEAFCSKHGLELDTSSSGQFQQSLLRIREELKDDSVLFNILMSYATKPMQLASYFCSGELKDRENDWGHYGLAVPLYTHFTSPLRRYPDIVVHRTLAAAVEAEELFLKHRRMLNNFSRGDEVKMRCFTGIYFDKNVAESCEIKEALSAAAIKHRVPCSEMLADVAAYCNARKLASRHVKDACDKLYMWALLKKKEIVLSEARVLGVGPRFMSIYIHKLAVERRIYYDEVEGLMVEWLDATSTLVLNLCSNRRSHRRGSPGKWRALEDVALVVRPYDLKAELGGTGNSSKEGAVVQDVGVATHSEIDAVVFPLTLRVLSTFPVVLNAIGGDDGPVDIGARLYVSSYL; encoded by the exons ATGAAAGACGCGGTTGTTCAAGCGGTGGTTAAAAGGGTTGAAGACGGCgataaggagaagaagaagaagcgccGACCCAATCGCCGATCCAGACAAAATAATTCCACTTCAG CAGCTAGTCCGAGAACTGAAGTATCTGAGTGCCTGGCAAATGGAAGAATTTCTAATCATGTAACCACATCCTTGAAGCAACCTCAGTTAGACATGCATCCTCCATATGAGCACGGAATGATAAAAGCATCTAATTTGGCCTTCAATTCATTGCCAACGATGCACATCAATGAACAAGTCAACCACGAGGATGTGCAAATTTTGGTAAATCAACATTCTATCCCATGTGATCCTGCTGGAAGATTTATTTCAAATTCTTGTCCTGAACCTGTGGCTTGTGGAGGATCGCCTGGAATGTTCAAGGATTTCCCTCCTCATCACACTGAGAGTTGTGCTCGAAGAAAatgttttacttcacactggcCCATGGAGGCTGTTAATGACGCTCTAGAG AAAGGTGATGCTTTTAAAGCTTTGTTTCGAGTCAATGCACACAACCGATTGGAG GCCTATTGCAAAATTGATGGTATACCAACAGACATTCTCATTGATGGACTTGCTGAGCAGAATAGAGCT atGGAAGGAGACATTGTGGCGATTAAGGTTGATCCTTTGGCGTTATGGATGAGGATGAAAGGATCAGCTGGGACTTGTACCAGTTCTGCACTGGTGGAGGATTTTAACTTACCACAACAAGCTAATGAAATTTCTGGTCTCAACTGCAAAGGTAAGGCTAAGGTAGACGAGGTGGATTTGTATGCTAATGGTAGAAGAAGCCTGCTTCCTGAGAGGGGCTCATGTCCTCAGGAAAGTACTTATCCTGGTGAATCTATTACTTCAAAGCCAATTGGACAAACAAGTTATGATCATGTTGCTGGGAGGTACCCCTCGGCTTCAGATTTTTTACAAGAAGGTTCTCATGGTGAGCAGAATGAAGTTGCAGTTGCAATAGAGAGGATATGTGCCATGATCAGTTCATTCCCTTCAAAACGACCAACTGGCAGGGTCGTTGCTATCATTGAAAGGTCTCCACGTCGAGATTCTGTTGTTGGTTTCCTTCATGTTAAGAAGTGGATTGCTTACAGGGAAGTTTGCAGAAATGATATGGGAAAGAACAAAAATGCATCATTTTCTAGTGATGAGTACATTCAGATGATCCCAACTGACCCAAGATTTCCGAAAATGGTGGTCCTTGTGAGAACCCTGCCTGATTCAATCAAGAAGAGATTGGAGAATGGTGATGAGTCAATTGAAATGGAGTTGTTTGCTGCCCGAATAGATGAATGGGATGAGGAAAGTTCTGCTCCCCAAGCTGTCATCTTGAATGCTTTTGGCCGGGCAAGCGAAGTACAGCCACAAATTGAAGCAATTttattccaaaattcaattaatTCATCAGATTTTTCTCATGAATCACTTTCCTGTCTTCCTCATCTCACGTGGGAGGTGCCTCAGGAGGAAATCAAAAGTAGAAAGGATCTTCGAAACCTGTGCATATTAACCATCGACCCTTCAACTGCTACTGATCTGGATGATGCACTCTCAGTTGAGAAATTATCCAACGGAATTTTCAGAGTTGGTATCCACATTGCTGATGTGTCGTATTTTGTTTTGCCCAATACACCGTTAGACGAAGAAGCTCAATCTAGATCAACAAGTGTGTATATGTCACAGCGGAAATTACCAATGTTGCCTCCTTTGCTCTCAGAGAATATTGGTTCGCTTAACCCAGGAGTAGAGAGACTagcattttcaattttcttggaCATCAACTATGTTGGGGATGTTGTTGACCGATGGATTGGCCGCACTGTGATAAGATCGTGTTGCAAACTTTCTTATGAACATGCTCAGGAGATTATCAATGGGAAACTTAATTTGGAAAGTTCTAACATTTTAGGAAAGGGTTGTCCTCAGTTGCATGGCCATTTTGAATGGTCTGATGTAATTAGATCTGTTAAAGATCTTCTTGAAATTTCCAGAGTTTTGAAGGAGAGGAGGTTTAGTGATGGGGCTCTTCAGCTTGAGAGCTCTAAAATTGTTATTCTGTTTGACGAATATGGAGTTCCATATGATAGCATGTATTCTGAAAGGAAGGACTCAAATTTTCTTGTTGAGGAGTTTATGCTTTTGGCAAATACAACAGCAGCTGAAGTCATATCTAGAGCTTTTCCTGAGAGTGCATTATTGCGGAGGCACCCAGAACCTAATATGCGCAAACTCAGGGAATTTGAAGCATTTTGTTCTAAGCATGGTTTGGAATTGGATACGTCGTCTTCTGGGCAGTTCCAGCAATCATTGCTGAGAATCAGGGAAGAGCTCAAGGATGATTCTGTTCTATTCAATATTCTTATGAGTTATGCTACAAAGCCAATGCAGTTGGCTTCTTATTTTTGCAGCGGTGAATTAAAAGACAGAGAAAATGATTGGGGTCACTATGGACTTGCTGTTCCTTTGTACACTCATTTTACGTCTCCACTGCGTCGGTATCCAGATATTGTGGTGCATCGCACGCTGGCTGCAGCCGTAGAGGCAGAGGAGTTATTTTTGAAACATCGGAGAATGTTGAATAATTTTAGTAGGGGGGATGAAGTTAAAATGAGATGTTTCACTGGTATTTATTTTGATAAGAATGTTGCTGAATCCTGTGAAATCAAGGAAGCACTATCTGCTGCAGCAATAAAGCATAGAGTTCCCTGCTCTGAAATGCTTGCTGATGTTGCTGCTTATTGCAATGCAAGAAAGCTGGCTAGTAGACATGTCAAGGATGCTTGTGATAAGCTCTACATGTGGGCCCTGCTGAAGAAAAAGGAG ATTGTATTATCAGAAGCAAGAGTATTGGGTGTGGGGCCTAGATTCATGTCCATTTATATTCACAAGCTTGCT GTTGAACGTCGAATATATTATGATGAAGTTGAAGGCTTGATGGTAGAATGGCTTGATGCTACATCCACATTGGTGCTGAATTTATGTTCTAACAGACGCTCGCACAGGAGAGGTAGTCCTGGTAAGTGGAGGGCGCTTGAAGATGTTGCCTTGGTTGTAAGACCTTATGACCTCAAAGCTGAACTAGGTGGAACTGGTAATAGTTCTAAAGAGGGTGCCGTGGTCCAAGATGTTGGCGTAGCCACCCATAGCGAAATTGATGCAGTCGTTTTCCCCCTTACACTGCGTGTTCTTTCAACATTTCCTGTAGTGCTTAATGCAATCGGGGGGGATGATGGACCCGTTGATATTGGGGCAAGGCTGTACGTGAGCTCATATCTCTGA